Below is a genomic region from Henckelia pumila isolate YLH828 chromosome 3, ASM3356847v2, whole genome shotgun sequence.
catctgttccagcatatcgtaGGCTTGTAcggggtcctttgcaaaaatagtcCCTCCAGAAGCAGAATCCACGTTCATCCTTGTAGGTGAATTCaatccgttgtaaaaccactcgatctgttcccaatatgcaaaattgtggttaggacaacgtctaagtaattctttgtacctttcccatgcctcgtatagtTGTTCAttgtccatctgcctgaaagtgatgatctctatcttcaactgggtggacttggaaggtggaaaatatttagcaagaaatttttctgccatcccctcccaagtagtgatgctttcTAGCGGCAgcgattgcaaccaacttctggcttgatccttgagagaaaacggaaacaagcgtaagcgaataatatcttcagacacaccattaatttttaccgtatcagttatctccaagaaggtgCGTAGATgtaagtgaggatcagcagtggtgctcccattgaattggttctgttgaaccatgttgatcaaggccggctttagctcaaaattattGGCGTTGATGGTTCCTCGAGCTATTCCAGATtagtgagcctggattactggcctgaagtgatatctgattggcaccaagggagcttgttgtgcttcttcttcagccatgcgccttaattcttctcttctaattcttctcaaagcacgcgcagtgcgctcgatctccggatcaaaaagtaacgAATTCgtactttgagatcgtcgcataaactgcaattaaaaaataagaaaaaattaattagtaacttaaaataaaataaaaaaactctaaattaaaatctagactaattggtaacaagactaaaaaataatcaaaatttactccccggcaacggcgccaaaaacttgttgtgaaaattccttgCAAGCATACAAGTgttaagttttaatatagtgataaaatcagatatcgatcccacatggagtaaaatgaaaatattcagtgcttgtaattaaaatagtctaaactttatctagaaaatcaaaatctcagaattttgcagaataaaataatcaatgagtttttaatagcacgcacacaacttgcagatataatcaatcagagaaaattggtctaaaggtttagatttcacctggtttcaacagcaatcaatcctaattaatttagtttcatgaattccagtcaattaatagccaagaatacttaagtttattatttccctctctcgagcaacaaataatttttatcaactacaattcaattcaaatatccctattaagaatttatcgcagcgatctatcacaaaacaatgttctttttaaatgctctgttaaaattatacactctcccgagctgtataaataattaacagtgtagtttctaatggtcctattcaaaatcttctttctcgagtgccagatttcaaataaatataacaaatcaattattgatcagataattgaaaaaacaatcaattctttaatctagaagaaattcaattcaataaaatcaaaaattcatgaaagtgtatACACCatgttccatccgacctctagactctaaaaaattagttcataattaaattctgaataaaacaaaacaagttcaaaaatccagacatgaattcagaattaaataaataaaagataagaaaacaaatccgtcgtcgacgccgtgtccggtcgatcgatctccgtctttgttcttcagataagctccagaattcttctccaaaatctcacgatcaatTCTCTGTTCTCTGATTTGTGTTAATGTGTGGCGGCCTTCCTTATTTCTCTGACAAATAATCTCTTATATatcgtgcacaaaagcccactcaaaatcCCATAGAATAATTGctcgaaataataaaactttccaaatCACGATCGGGCGGGCGCTCAGttagcggcgcgggcgcgccttcaattcgaattcaatttcaaatcttCAGAGCAGCAGCGCGATAGCTCTTATTTGAGCGCTAACAACAAGCGCTAACATTGAGCCCATTAAGAAAGCTCAATAACTCTTCTCTCTTTTGTctgttcttttcttctttcttcttttcttttcctttttttattttcttttattttttcctcctttaattcttcttttccacaaatttttcaaaatttcctacaatcacaaaaacaataaaacacccacataaatctgttcgaaacaaacatttaacaattaaaatcatatataaattaaatatataaaatacacttatcaccaTTGAATCAAGAGGAGCCTTTTTCATTCGACCTCCTAACTTTTAAATATTGTCCCACCTGAGTATTATGAttgatatgtgtgtgtgtgtttttttttttttaaaaaagaagttaaaaaagtttttttttaaaaaaaaaatcatttgaagCGGGATGAAATATTTAACTACCGTGATTTAATGCACATAAGAAGCaaaattaatttctgaacgtatTTGTTGAAAAATGTCGACTTGCCATTGGAAAGGATACTTGGCgacatatatattattattatttttagaagACATATATTATTTGTGTCCAGTATTCATGTGGAAAAAAgataaaattgaagaaaaaatatAAGTTAGTAGACTTGTCTTCATTGATTaataatataatcaattaatcaaacctataaataaaatttcttgaataaataagattattttttttaaaaaaaatcaaatttatgtTAATCATTTGCCAGTTTGTTCCTTGGAAGTTGAATGTATGCTCCCATGCCCATGGGCCCATTCTAGGTGGGAAAGGAGATGAGTAATAAAAAGTTAAACAAGAActtaaaaacattaaaatttatctgtaaattttgtaaaaattaaaaatatattaatttgaaataGAGTCATTTGCATTCACATCTCCTGCCCTTTATATATTTGATACTCAATTTcttatcaaatataaaaattataacacACAAGAAAGATGaatataaaaaacataaaatttagaGAAGGTGAATGTCATTTACTCATTTAAGAATATGTCATATTAGAAAGTATTTTGTTTATGCATAATATTGTCAAGTTACATGATATTTTACTAAAATGAATTGAAAATGGTATAAGTATAAAATGTTCTTTGTTTATGCATAATATTAAGTTACATaatattttactaaaatgtATTGACAATGgtataaatataaaatgttCAACAGACTCCACTTGGTTCATACATAAGATGACGTAGAATGTATGACAATGGTAAATTCATATGTTTGAATAAGATAAGGATGTATAACACTAATAATTTATAGAAATTGAACCAAATATTGGATAAACAAAGGGCTTACAATTATCAACATCTTATTCTTCACATCAAACATTACTTTAATAGATATTCGtttaaacaattttcaatccaaaaactcaaaacaaATATGAGTTAATCGCATATATTACCAACGTAAAATCACGAGATTGTTAAAAACTCCCTATAATTGTTAAGTCTCTGCGTGTTTAAAATTTTGAGCATATACACCCCCGAAAACACGTACGGATAAAGAGGTGAAtgctcaaaatttaaaaaatgtatGTGCTCAAGATTTGAAAATACGAAAAGTTAATAATTTATTCTTTTTTCGTAAGAGATTTCTAACAATTTCGAGATATGATTAGGGTAATGTATGCGAGCTAATCGATAATTTGCAAAAGGGAAAGTACAACTTTGAAATTAATGGAGAAATAAAGTACTAAATGGGGATAAAAtccacaacataataatataatattaattcttttttttctaTGCCAAATTTACCCCCGTACGGACAGAAGAACGGTTGTTGGTATATCCGTAATTTTATCCAAAACCAAGTCTGCTTGCGTAACCTTTGGAACCCTCGACTTCTATATAAAGCTCCCCACGCCCTCATTTTGAACCGCTGTTCGATGAGGGAAGGAGAGAGAGAGAGTCCCTCTAGAGAGAGAAAATCCTCAGCAGTTTAGAGAGAGTGAGAGCCAAGGATCATGCAAAGTCGCAGGGGAGTTATTTTCTAGTCATAAATTTCTCGGGACTTACATTTTTTTGGGCATATTTTTGCGTCGAATTGCTTTGGTTTCTGGGGAAATGATGAGTCGATTAGGGTTTAAATCATCGGTTTACCATGGGGACGTGTTTCTGGGGGAACTGGACAATGTCCCGGTGAAGGGTATGAATTTCCAATTTCCTAAGAATGAGATAAGGATTCACCACATCTCTCACAGCGAGAGATGCCACCCACTCGCCGTTCTGCAGACAATCTCGGCGGCTTCCATACGGTGCAAGCTCGAGCCTGGAGCTAATTCCAGTTTGAGTTCCAATCCTGACGAGTCACCATTGATCAACCTCCACGCCTCTATGTTTTACGAGCTCAAGGTTTCTCAATTCACCCCAGTTTCTCATTTCTACTGATGTGCATTCCTGTTTTCTCAATTTGATGTGTGATTGTCTTATTTAGTGGCTGCCAGAGTGAATGGGTCGGATTTCTCATGTTTCCTGTGTTCTTAACTGGTAGTAATGGTGTTGAGATTTGTCGCTTATTAAATGGCTTGGTCCGCTGCTTTGATTTAAACAACCGAAGTTGGTTTCGTTCCACCAGTAATGTGTTCTGTGCATGTGTTGATCATGGTTTGCCTTATCTTTCGCGGAATGTTTTCCATTACGGGAGTGAGGGTGAGGGATGCCTATATTTTGCAAGTATAAATGCAACGGTATCTCCGAAAGCTGCAGCTTCCGTAAGGGGAAAGAGGGCTGCTTATATTTTGCAAGTGTAAATCTAACTGTATCTCCGAAAGTTGCGGCTGATGCagcacatttttttttaattttttctccAAATTTTGTTATTAAATAATCTTCAAAAAAGAATTCAAAgttacatttttaaaaaaattaatttaaaaaaatccgtGATCGTCATCGGTGTGATTTTACAGGTTCATATGCACAGTAGATTGGATTTGGTCTTGTTTATAATTACAAATTCAAAATCTCTTTTGGATTTTTAGAAGTCAAAACATTTCACTTGAAGGTGGTCTTGTTACTCGCTCTACTGGTAATGCCTGAAAAAAAGAAGTATGCATTCTTCCAAGATCACCAGTAATTTCCTTATAAAGTGGAAGGTGTAAGAGTGGCTGTTAATTTAAATGTATTTAAGCCATGTTATGTGAATCATATTGAGCGTATGAGTTTGAAAATGATCTCAGGTACATTTATTTCCATCTGGGTTGACAAAAATGTGAGTATCGCTCACTCATTCTATATTTTTACGGTGTTTGGAACagcttttttgtttttttttcatagAAGGAATGCTTAAACTCGTGCAAGCCTTGATTTGGTTTTAAGAAAGAGTGGAATTTGGTTACCTTTATGTTGATAATTAATGCTTGGACGAGTTCATTATTGTAACTTTGACTAATTTGTGCAGACTGCTGTTGTGTTGCTTGGTAACGAGGAAGTTCATTTGGTGGCAATGCCTAGTAAGCAGAAGAAGTTCCCTTGTTTTTGGTGCTATTCATTGCCATGTGGTTTGTACAATTCATGTTTATGGATGTTGAATATGCGCTGTTTAGCAATTGTCTTTGATCTTGATGAAACTCTCATTGTGGCCAACACGATGAAGTCGTTTGAGGATAGAATAGAAGTTTTGATGGACTGGATTGCACGTGAGAATGACCCTATTCGGGAGTCTGGGATGACGGCCGAGATGAAGAGATATGTTGAGGATCGTGCATTGTTGAAGCAGTATGCAGAGACTGACAATGTTATGGATGGTGGGAAACTAATTAAATATCAGCTGGAGGAAGTGCCCCTGCTATCTGACGGACATGTACGGGTTGTTCGTCCTGTAGTAAGGTTGCCTGAAAGAAGTATTGTTCTTACTCGTATTAATCCCGAGGTTAGGAGGCACTGTTGGTGCTCTTTAACATGCTCTTCTATCCATATAATCCATCTTTCGTAgctttgatttttaattttttactatTATATTTTGtagattttggtatttttattttctatgaATTTGGTTAAATGCTACATTAATGTTAAAACATTGGCTGGTTTGAGCAGTTTTCACCCTCGGTTGCCTTCTTATGATGGGTGTTCTTGTATACAGAATAGAGATACTAGTGTGCTAGTCAGGTTACGACCTGCTTGGATagatttgaaaaattatttgacaGCGAAAGGCCGGAAGAGATTTGAAGTCTATGTTTGCACCATGGCTGAAAGAGATTATGCATTGGAAATGTGGAGGCTGCTTGATCCAGAAGCACACTTAATTAGCTCAAAGCAACTGCTCGAGCGTGTTGTATGCGTGAAATCAGGTGGTAAGAGGGAAGCTCTTAAGTTTTATCTTCTGTAAACAGTTGAAGTTCCTATGAATAGGTTAATTAATTGTTAGACATGTATGGGTTGGGAAATATTGCCCTATCTGGTCTTTGAGAGTTGAAAGCTAATTTGTTTGTAGATACAAATTTGTGCTATTTTAACTATGGGATTGGGCAGTTTTGAAAATTTAGTACTATGTTCCAACCCCTTCAAATGTTTTTACTCCTTGTGAATGTTACAGTTGATCTTGATTGGTTAATCTTGATGACTTCAATCTCATATATGTATTCTTTCTATAACCCTTTTGATTAAAGGGGCTAGGAAATCTTTGCTTAATGTCTTCCAGGATGGCAAGTGTCATCCAAAGATGGCTATGGTAATTGATGATCGTTTAAAGGTTTGGGAAGAAAAGGATCAGCCTCGTGTTCATGTAGTGCCTCCATTTACTCCATACTATGCCCCGCAGGCTGAGGTATCATTATTACTAATTTATTTTGGTTGCCTAGCACTTGACCCACATTATATAATTGAAACTAATGTATCAGCAGACTGCAAATGCTGTTCCAGTCCTCTGTGTAGCGAGAAATGTTGCGTGTAATGTTAGAGGTGGTTTTTTCAAGTAAGTTCGATCTCATTATTTAATATAACACTTGGCACACACTCAAATAGTTATTTTGTTGCCTGGACTTTTGGTATTTTTCTAGATGTGCGTGGAGTTTTGAAATATGTCATTTCGAATCATCAGGGAGTTTGATGAACATCTATCACGAAGAATATCAGACATTTTCTACGAGGATGAGGTGGTAAATTTACCTTGTGCGCCTGATGTGAGCAACTACTTGATGTCAGAGGTATGCAAATATAACTGTCGCTCAATCTACCGctggaattaattatttatgcaCTTGAGTAATTTTGTAGGATGCTGGTCCTACAGCAAATGGAAATTCAAATGTTCCGATTGCTGAAGGAATAAATGGACCAGAAGTTGCGCAAAACTTGCAGTCTTTGGTAGTTTATTATACCTGATCaatattttttgttaatatTGTTCCTTTCTACACGACACGCCATAAGATATGTTTGGTACTAAGTTTGTCTTGTCCCCCCTCTCACATATTTCTGATTTTACTCACTTCTATTTAACTTTGACCAGGATGATAAAATTGCTACAAATGCTGTTTCTCATTCAATGGATAATAATGTTGAGTTGAAACTTGAAAGCTCCAAGCTCCCACCTATATCTATTGCAAATGCCATTGCTCCAGTTTCCGAGAGAGCAATACCAACTTCTGAAAGTAAGGTTTTGTCATATAGATCTTCTAATATAGAAAAACGGACTCATGGTGATGCACACCTTGCATGACTATTTATGAGAATTTAATTTGGTCTAAACTAATTATATTCCAGAACCTAGTTTACTTGGTGATCCACCTCGAAGAGACAACATGTATTCAGGTTCCACAGAACCACCTCTGTTGCCTAGATTGCCTCGGCAGGAATCCCTCCTACCACCCCAACGAGGTTTGACCGGAGAAAATGCTAACAGAGGGCCTGTCAGTGGCCAATTGCCAGGAACAATTATATGTGATCCACCGGATAGACAACAAGGCCATCAAAACTCACAGAGTCACAGCACATCTTCTTCTGTTCAAGCAGAATTATTGCATGTATCTCAATCAAAGAATGAAGAGGTTCTAAACATTCTTTATGCTCTGTTTTTTGGGATAACTTTTATGCACTCTAGAAGTTTGTACATTAGTGAAATTTCATCATTTGCAGGCTAAGATGAGGGGTGATATTCCAAAACAGAATCTTCCACCACCAAGGCAGCTTTCAGGTGTGTCAATTCAAACATTGTCTTATCTTATGGTTTGGTACAATGTGGATAATCGATTCATATCCTGTTACCCCTAGATTATAATAATAAGCATAAAATGAGATCTGTGTTTCTGCGCTTGAAATAGCAGCTTTTTTTGATCCAGTACCTGGTTCTGAACACAATTTCGTTATGTTCCCAAGACAGATCTTTTTTTACAGCAGTTCATGCCAAAAGATTAATTTATGTTGTGTGTTTCAATTTTACTGGTGCATAAGATGTAAAGAAGTGCATGATAATCTGATGGAAACACACACCTGAGCTTTATAAATTTTAACGGAAGCACCAGATAAAATGGAAATGAAAGTTTATAATATTGATTGCAATTGAAGTAAATAAGAACAAATTCCCAGATTTTCCTCTGTTTTGTGTGTAATACACTCCCCTAGCATTGCTAGTACAAAAGGTTAAAGAATAACTGAATAATCCTCTCACTCTCCTCTCAAACCTCTTTTAACTCTCTGTCTCACGTGCAACTCTCTCTTTTCTTCTAgacttaaataaacaatttgTATATTGGGATTTTCATATTTAGTTTGGCCCACATTTCCTAACCCTGTATTATAATCTGTTCATCTTTTCTTTTAGATGAAAGAAGAACATTTAACCATTTTCTTTCAAATCAATTTGATGGAatacattgaatatgttgtgatTAAGATGGCCGGAATTATCTATTCATAAATTGCATCTACAAGTTTTCATACGTGCATGTTTTGCCAAACCGCAACATCATTTGCACGGAAACAACAATCAAATAGTAAGTCCCATAAATTTGCCATTTATGTTGATTGAATATTTGTTACTGAAATAGTTAGAAGCTTTAGTTTGAAATATTTCCTTGATTTTTCATCTAAAACTCTCATGTGCAATATGTAACTTGTAACTCtcctttttcttttctaacTGTGCTATTGTTTTATTTACTTGGTAGATTTTGGTGCATCTCAAAACCAGCCATCCTATATTAAAGGACCTAAAACAGATGATGATATTATAAATATGTTACCGACCTTTTCAATTAGCGTGCTTCAAGAGATTGGAAGGAAATGCAGGTCGAAGGTATGTCCTTTTCTTAACAAAGTTATGATTTCAATTTTCCTCTTACCTTCATTGAGCCTCACTGTGTACACCATGCTACTTAGGTTGAATTCAGGCCTGTTGTCAGTACCAGTGACGATTTACAGTTCTCAGTTGAGGTTAGTGCTGTGGTTTTCATTATTGTATCTATTGGTTTTCCTTATATATTGTCTTCTGGGATTCTCTGTTTACAATGCATTAATCTGTAATATATAACATGAG
It encodes:
- the LOC140887287 gene encoding RNA polymerase II C-terminal domain phosphatase-like 2 isoform X1, which codes for MMSRLGFKSSVYHGDVFLGELDNVPVKGMNFQFPKNEIRIHHISHSERCHPLAVLQTISAASIRCKLEPGANSSLSSNPDESPLINLHASMFYELKTAVVLLGNEEVHLVAMPSKQKKFPCFWCYSLPCGLYNSCLWMLNMRCLAIVFDLDETLIVANTMKSFEDRIEVLMDWIARENDPIRESGMTAEMKRYVEDRALLKQYAETDNVMDGGKLIKYQLEEVPLLSDGHVRVVRPVVRLPERSIVLTRINPENRDTSVLVRLRPAWIDLKNYLTAKGRKRFEVYVCTMAERDYALEMWRLLDPEAHLISSKQLLERVVCVKSGGARKSLLNVFQDGKCHPKMAMVIDDRLKVWEEKDQPRVHVVPPFTPYYAPQAETANAVPVLCVARNVACNVRGGFFKEFDEHLSRRISDIFYEDEVVNLPCAPDVSNYLMSEDAGPTANGNSNVPIAEGINGPEVAQNLQSLDDKIATNAVSHSMDNNVELKLESSKLPPISIANAIAPVSERAIPTSEKPSLLGDPPRRDNMYSGSTEPPLLPRLPRQESLLPPQRGLTGENANRGPVSGQLPGTIICDPPDRQQGHQNSQSHSTSSSVQAELLHVSQSKNEEAKMRGDIPKQNLPPPRQLSDFGASQNQPSYIKGPKTDDDIINMLPTFSISVLQEIGRKCRSKVEFRPVVSTSDDLQFSVEVFFTGEKIGVGMGRTRKDAQQQAAENALRSLADHYVAYIAPHPRSLDNDCERNVLERENGFIWEAVKPVSEEQPLKNGFPK
- the LOC140887287 gene encoding RNA polymerase II C-terminal domain phosphatase-like 2 isoform X2, with product MMSRLGFKSSVYHGDVFLGELDNVPVKGMNFQFPKNEIRIHHISHSERCHPLAVLQTISAASIRCKLEPGANSSLSSNPDESPLINLHASMFYELKTAVVLLGNEEVHLVAMPSKQKKFPCFWCYSLPCGLYNSCLWMLNMRCLAIVFDLDETLIVANTMKSFEDRIEVLMDWIARENDPIRESGMTAEMKRYVEDRALLKQYAETDNVMDGGKLIKYQLEEVPLLSDGHVRVVRPVVRLPERSIVLTRINPENRDTSVLVRLRPAWIDLKNYLTAKGRKRFEVYVCTMAERDYALEMWRLLDPEAHLISSKQLLERVVCVKSGARKSLLNVFQDGKCHPKMAMVIDDRLKVWEEKDQPRVHVVPPFTPYYAPQAETANAVPVLCVARNVACNVRGGFFKEFDEHLSRRISDIFYEDEVVNLPCAPDVSNYLMSEDAGPTANGNSNVPIAEGINGPEVAQNLQSLDDKIATNAVSHSMDNNVELKLESSKLPPISIANAIAPVSERAIPTSEKPSLLGDPPRRDNMYSGSTEPPLLPRLPRQESLLPPQRGLTGENANRGPVSGQLPGTIICDPPDRQQGHQNSQSHSTSSSVQAELLHVSQSKNEEAKMRGDIPKQNLPPPRQLSDFGASQNQPSYIKGPKTDDDIINMLPTFSISVLQEIGRKCRSKVEFRPVVSTSDDLQFSVEVFFTGEKIGVGMGRTRKDAQQQAAENALRSLADHYVAYIAPHPRSLDNDCERNVLERENGFIWEAVKPVSEEQPLKNGFPK
- the LOC140887287 gene encoding RNA polymerase II C-terminal domain phosphatase-like 2 isoform X3 — protein: MMSRLGFKSSVYHGDVFLGELDNVPVKGMNFQFPKNEIRIHHISHSERCHPLAVLQTISAASIRCKLEPGANSSLSSNPDESPLINLHASMFYELKTAVVLLGNEEVHLVAMPSKQKKFPCFWCYSLPCGLYNSCLWMLNMRCLAIVFDLDETLIVANTMKSFEDRIEVLMDWIARENDPIRESGMTAEMKRYVEDRALLKQYAETDNVMDGGKLIKYQLEEVPLLSDGHVRVVRPVVRLPERSIVLTRINPENRDTSVLVRLRPAWIDLKNYLTAKGRKRFEVYVCTMAERDYALEMWRLLDPEAHLISSKQLLERVVCVKSGGARKSLLNVFQDGKCHPKMAMVIDDRLKVWEEKDQPRVHVVPPFTPYYAPQAETANAVPVLCVARNVACNVRGGFFKEFDEHLSRRISDIFYEDEVVNLPCAPDVSNYLMSEDDKIATNAVSHSMDNNVELKLESSKLPPISIANAIAPVSERAIPTSEKPSLLGDPPRRDNMYSGSTEPPLLPRLPRQESLLPPQRGLTGENANRGPVSGQLPGTIICDPPDRQQGHQNSQSHSTSSSVQAELLHVSQSKNEEAKMRGDIPKQNLPPPRQLSDFGASQNQPSYIKGPKTDDDIINMLPTFSISVLQEIGRKCRSKVEFRPVVSTSDDLQFSVEVFFTGEKIGVGMGRTRKDAQQQAAENALRSLADHYVAYIAPHPRSLDNDCERNVLERENGFIWEAVKPVSEEQPLKNGFPK